ATTAAACGATGTTTTACTAAAAGGTATATTTATTGCTATGAATATTGATCAATTGAAGTTGAACGCATCATGTATTGTATAAAAATCGGACGTTCTGTCAAATGCGAGACGTGAAGTAAACTTTTCTTAATGcctaattaattaaaattgattccAAACAATGCAATCTTAGCCGTCTCTTTTTGAGTTGTTAGTCGATAATACTGAATTTAAaaagtttaaatttataaaaaaaatatggaaaataaGGCCTATTAGATATCATGATCTGggattatttctaaaaattatcattcacatTTAGGTATAAAATTATCACACTATTTCAAAGATTCTATTAGTAGAGTACTAACCTAAGATTCTTTACAGAAAAATCTCATAATATCAAACGGTTTCGGAATTACACTTtcagtcataaaataatttGGTACAGCAGACAAGTAGTATACGGTAGTTAGTTAAAAAGCTTctaaattatagaaatatttcaacgatcaaattaatttatattttatatctatacaatTTGAAGTTGTATTCATTTAAAAGAGAAAAAGCATAGGCCTATATCCCAAacataactaaaaaaaaaaaactgaatggATAAAATAATCTGGGTTgtggaataatttattataaatacacAAGAAAAATAGATGTTGAGTTGCGAAAACCTCTACCTGAAATATCATAATGCGATGCTTGTCTCAAGTCCTAAAATGgaatatcaatattcataaatgAGGTTTTGAGGCAGTATTGTGGTTGGTGGTGAAGTTTTCATTCATATCTCACGCAActttttatgaattattcattttgattgGATTAGTTTGAAAGGAAATTACTACTTCCATCGTAAGCAAGGCAGTATGAGACAGAATGTCCTCAGATTTACTAAGAATCAGATGTTGGTGAGAATTAGCCAATCGGACGACATACTGGGTGTCgtgacaataaattaatgtcGGAAAGTGAGAATGACGGAatggaataaaaatgagaaacgGCCATTGTTCCTGCAAGAACTACCTAAAAACATTAATGCCAAAATAGTTTTCAAAGTTCCTGAGactaattttcaaacaaaattgcGAACAACATAAAGTCAATTCTTTATTAATGATTGAATCATTGAATTACTTTTAAAGCATCGGAATATTTCGAATATTCAACATCGAAAAATATAATCTTGTCCACTCATTGTTTAGTGAAAAATCTTTAGCTTTCATACAGCAATATATCAATATgtgattatataatattatgttttagaATATATTGTATTCTTTCTTGAAAGAAAATCgactaataataaaaataccttAATAGTTCTTAATACAACCAAAAAGACAGTGCTGTCTCGGTATTGATTGATATACGGTACTGAAAAATACTATATCCTAAAAAATTGAGTAACTTAATGATGATATGGTACATAatgcaaattaaatcaaatctattttaaaaaaaaatctggtgtgtttTGTTAAATACGTGAATCAGAATTGATGAGGAAagttgaacaaatgcaatttataACATTTAATAATACCTTTAACAATATAAACTAATGATTACGATTACTTAAATCCTGTAGCATTTCACATGATGGTGTTTTCATATTTTGCGCTTTATTGAATAAATCTCGATCCCCAAAGTTACGAGCTTTCCAAAGCATAGTCTCTTCTGAAAATTAAACAGAAGTTTCAAATTATCAGGATTAGaaaaacaaatattaaaatGACAATTAATATAGTTTTCAAGTAAATCAAGTAGTTACTATGATTCTATGATTTACGAAATAAGGAAGCGAGAATTCGGGATAACAGCACactaattaattatcaatatcGAACAAGCAAaatgtaaatattatttaatgcATGCAATTCTACGTATAAGCATGTAATTTTAACGTAGATCTTCATAACgtaaattatcataaaactaTGATAATTCATCTAAGTTTCTCTCACTTGATTTtaagtttttattttcataaatacagtatatcattaataaaaacaatataaaacatgtagTACCCTTTCTATTTAAAACGTTTCAACTACAAAAGGATACTacatgttttttattaattttaataaagtagctcATACAAATGAAGTGATTTTACagtatatcattttttatttttatttttcacttcacATTTCTAGCAGTAACATTATATTATAGCGGTACTTCCTATATACTTCCTGATTATAGTCAAACGCAcaaaaatagtccgatggaaattggaacaggtGAGTTCCTCCTCACCACCCGCACCAATAGACGTTGCCAATTCGTtagttgtattataaaaatatcattcaattctcATCTATAATCATCTATGGACAAGGTTGATTTAACTCTTATTTGGCAACGATGCATCTATGTTAGATTATTTTTGTGTGGTTGACTACAGATCACTGCCGATAAAaaatctgtaataatatacttaTAGAAGGTTATAGAAGGAGATACAATCAGGAACTCTATGCCATTTTCAGGGAACCTGACATTATTGGTGTCATTAAAGGAAATAAAATAAGATGGGCAGGACATGTCCAGAGAATGGATCCGGTAAGGGCACCAAAGAATGTACTGCACAGtacaaggaaaaaggaaagtGGGACGCCCAAAACTCAGATGGCTGGATGAACTGGAGAAGGACTTGAGAGAGCTGGGAATACGACGATGAAAGACGACTGCACTGGATAGAGAGAGGTGGAGACTGATTGTAGAGCAGACCAAAACTAGACTATCGGGTTGTAGTGCCACATAAagatgaatgatgatgattaaTATACTACCGATAAATGATCCAGATtctaaataatgtattattattcgAATTATGTATTTATAATGTGAACATCTGTTCAATTTTTCTCAGATAGCGGATTTTAGACAGGAGATTTAGAGCTGGCACGTTACATGCGACACGTACGTGCCATTACGTCACATGCCATCAATGTACTTATTGACAGGGAATGTACTTAGAGCTCGTAAAAACAAGCAGATTCGTTTGTACATGTCGCCGGTAATCACATGCCGATGTAGTAGCAAGTACCTACCCATTTAGACAGGGAATGTAAGCGGCATGTTGGAGAGATGTGTACGGTACGAGCCACATGTAATGTGCCAGCTCTACAATTCCCCGTCTACAAGCCGCTTAAGTAAGACAGCACAACTAAATAAGATGTTTGAAAACTACAGTATAATCtcaatatttggaaaaatatttggtTTGAATGAAACTTACTGTAGCTCTTCTCCCTGTAGCACGTACTTCGTAGATTGGTCAGATACTCTTCTTCTACAGATGTTTCAAGTCGTCTCAAACTTCCTTGGTATTCTGTATTGAAATTGTCTTTCACATAGTAAGGTATTCGCAAATTAACTGTCGTTCTCATCACTGGGAATTTCCTGTAATAGAACAAAGGTTGAACTAGCATTCATGTTTATTGATCAAAACAATTTAGATCGCAGTTTGAAATTATAATCTGGAAAAATTTCAtgagatggaattgaattgTAGTAATACATGAGAAAACttacattttcaaatttatatgattataaattttaatatatatttatttatttattaatggagacaacaggtggaaatacatttttcctccttcacacaatacaataattctacacttaatttttaaaatttaaatgatCTATAGTGGAAAAATcagcatctgattaacattgatttgcTAAGTAATATTGTCTGTAATTAATTTGTCAATCTTATTCATTATTACAATCTATTaatcaatcatgaaaatatatattttcttgacgaaagtaatataattattaccgACAAggatcaacaataattaatattatatcatatataCCGGGATTACGTTAATCTCAGATAACCACTATAAAAGAcaattaaaatatgaaaatttacaacataaattgcatttgatcaatattagcctattcgtgtcggatccttatattgtaaggaccttaagttccaaatttcaagtcattccgttaataattgggagatgagatatcgtgtacacagacacacatacactcatacacacacatgaagaccaatacccaaaaccacttttttggactcagaggaccttgtaacgtatagaaattggggtaccttaattttttcggaaagcaatactttccttacctattgtaatagggcaaggaaagtaataaaagttgaatgatcAAAACCAGTTGTTCTTACGTCTCTTTGTGTATGGGAGTTGTTCTCGTGTTGTCGCCTCCACTGGTTATTCTGTCTGACGTACACGTTGTTGGCACTCGAGAAACCTCCACCAAAAAACATATTGAACAGCTCTTCAGCAGTTACATCAgctgaaaaaatcaattgaatgtCACTATGGATTGGAAATTATCCAACGTTTCTCAAATATAAAGTGAAGATAATTTTAAACTGTGAGGATGGAGATGGGAAAATATACAGCTTCAATGTTCAATGTGCAATGTAATAGACTAAGACGAACTTATAGAATAGAGATTGAAATGAGATAGAATGTAGATTgaaatggaatagaataaagaatgaaaatagaatggagatttttatttttatttattcttatggcttttatcggcagagagatccttttggatttTCTGCCTTGCcttattacccaatgtcattttcTATCAACACagagattgaaatgaaatagacTAGTTcacttttattgaaataaagtgaaaatcataatattttgtatTGCTAAAAATAGAGACCAAGGCAAATGACTTATGACTTCCGCCAAGTTTAtgcaattatttcaagttttccagATCCTGCCTCGTTCAAAgaatattctcaatattttaaCGTGGAACGATGATGATTTGTGGTACCGTAAGAAAAAGAATTGTATGAATGTCAAGTATAAAAAtgctataaattattatattttattttgatttggatTTCAAAAACACAAGAGGCgattttaatgaaaattaaccataaaaagttttttctgtaataggaaatattcatattcatatttatttatttattcattcgtggacagaataaaaaatcatataaatatgattaggaaggaacaacaggcttggcccaaatctattccattcccaaattttgataaattgggAAGTAAGAGATTGTTACGCAGTCCTTGAACACACCGACACGGGATGAGTACGGGacgattttataataaaaaaaggaCCTGCTCCGGCATCCTATGCTCATCCCCGTCCCGTGTTCGAGGCGTATGCTAGATTATACATAgtgtaataaaggaaagaactggcttatacacgtataggacaggaaattcacgaatgacgcatcatcacgtctgaaatactcaactcattaacttgacattctatttttaatttaccgaggatggctataggcctattttcaattcttcaagatttcagtaggtcaagtttttaattggacctttgcagagcacgggttacctgctagttatggAATACAGTTATCCATTAGTTATTCAAGCCAATGATTCATCGAAAGATTTGCGGAATAATGTCTAAAAGTATTGATGATGGTATACTTACATTCGAATCCTCTAGAATAGTTGTACTCATGGTATGCATTGCCTTGTGTGTGCCTGTGACTGACCCTGCTCTCATCAGAGCCGTACATGTCATACTGCTTGCGTTTCTCAGCGTCGGTCAGAACAGCCACCGCATTTCCGATGGCTTTGAATGCTTCAGCAGCACCGGGCGCCTTATTCTTGTCAGGGTGTAGTTGTAAAGCCAGCTTCTTATATGCTTTCTTGATATCACTGTCTGTGGCCTCCTTGTCAATTCCAAGAACTTCGTAATAATCTTTGCATCTCTTTATCCTGGAAGAAATATGTCAACTGGTTACTGGATTATGAATAAAGATTCTTGAAACAATTTTGTGTAAGACACACTTCTCGGAAAGGCAAAGGCAGAACTAATTATAAACCTGGCATTTCATCTTATTAGATGAAATGAGGAATAATTGAAACAATCTCCGACAAAACCAACAAAATTATACTTGAATTCACGTAGTACTTAACTGAAAAAGTaggatttcaaattcaaatttatggtTTACATAGCTTGTAACAACTCATCTAtacaatcataaaaattatcaGTAAAAGAATTGTAGATAAGATAacttttgaatagtagtagtGGGAGTTATATCACCATTTTTAAGCCTGGTCCACACGCAACTATATGATCGAAGCAATCTGATTGCACCAATAATCGTTGCAATAAATTGGAAATCGAGGTTCCGTCCACATGCAACGATTTTTTGCCCCGACTTCCTTCGCAATTTGTTGGTCTTTCCTCTTTCCTTTCTTCCAGTTGTGATCAACATGGAAAAGATACTGTTGTGGTCCCTTTATTTAATTTGTTTGGCAAAAGTAGGGAGAAAGAGACAATTCAAACCAAGAAGTAAGTGGTGTCATTCTTGGCTTCTCAAGAGAGACAATTTTTCGCGAATATTGACAGTTTAAGGTGAACCTctcaaagaaaaataataattggcgATTTTTTGGCTAGAAGCATGGCCGACTCTATTCAGAATACTTAGACATTGTTGAAGCGAATTTCAATCCTTTAGAAATTAGAACTAAGACTAACCCTAAATCTTTTACTTAAAAAACATTTACCAATATTAACAGGACATACTCCAAAAGTTTTATCCCAAACTGTCAAGTAGTTATTGAATTCATTAGCCGATGGCCCCAAAAACCACACATTAATTGTTATTAATATACAAGAATTATagcaattttcaataattaaaaatgtgaTAGGATTTTCTTTTAATACTCTATTTACCTAATAAGTTTAAATTACAAGTATTATTTCCACGCTCAGGTGATTATATCGATTGCTTATTTCTCTAAGATTAGTAAATTCTACTAAATTCTAAAATTCTTGCCTTAGACAGGGACACGTATTATCTGCTATGTTGTTCAATCAAAGTCTTGAAAAAGTcattagagaaataaatgtaaaCCCAGGAGGTTCAATAATGAACAGAATGCTTCAATATATGGCATACGCAGATGACGTGGTCCTGATTGCAAGGAAAAGACACACATTGGAGGAAGCATTCAGGCAACTCAACGGAGGATCGGCACATCTCGGACTCTCAATAAATGAAGGCAaaaccaaatatttgaaaagcaGCAGGGTCCAGGACACTAGTGACGGATTTTTTGAGGTTGACAATTAACGTTTTGAAAGATTGAGCAATTTCAAATATCTTGGTTCTATCTTAACAGACGACAATAATGTTGAGACTGACATAAAAGCAAAACTAGCTGCTACAAACAGATGCTATTATGCTCTGACCCAATATTTGAGATCCAAAACCCTGTCcaggaaagtgaaaatatatatgaaaCAGTCATAAAGCTAATTGTTTTGTATGGAGCAGAGACATAGGTTTTGACAAAGAAGGATGAGGATCTATTAAATATTTGGGAGCGAAAGGTTTTGAGAAAGATATTTGGCCCTGTATAAGTTAATGGTGAGTGGCGAATACGATCAAATCAAGAGCTGCGTGATCTGTACCAGAAATGTCAAATTGTTGACACAACTGATTGTAAAAAAGGTCTGTAAAAAGTGGTTGACTCAAGGATTGTAGAAAAGGTCTTCAGAAACAACCCAGGAGGGAGAAGGCTGAGAGGACGTCCGAGAAAGCgttggctggaggatgtggaggatGACATTAGGAAGCAGGGTGTCAGGGGATGGAGACGTAAGGCTGCCAATAGAGATGAATGGAGAGGCTTTTTGAAGGAGGTCAGGGCTCTGAATGAGCTGTAGCGTcaaggagtaagtaagtaagtactAATGATAAGCCTACACAAATTTACCAACCTTTTGACAGCTTCTATTTGTTCCTTGGTATAATCAGATTCGTTAGTAGTATCTTCTTTTCTGGGCACTGAAAAAGTAATAAgaaattcataataaaaatattagataatgTAAATGTGTCAAATATAAACCAAAATTATACAAGAAAAAGCAATGATGCGGAAAGAGATATAATATTTCCAAGTCGCATTTATAAGTTACTGCATAGAATCATTATAGTAATTGTAATATTGCAACTCTTCTCAtataacttaccatttttattttatatcaaaAAGTACAGTGAATTAATATGATAGACTGCAATTTTATGATAGTAGAAATACAATAACCACATACCTGACTGTTTGCGTTTCCTCGGAACTGATTCTTCTGACTTAGAAGGTTTGGAAGCACTGTTCAAGCGTTGAATTTGTTCCAGTAGTGctaaagaatgaaaaaaaaatgttgtttaGTAATTTTACTTAATATTTTGCTTTATAGtgattaaaataaatgaaattatataCAACTGTACTCAAATTTTTATGTAGTCTATATTGAGTTAAAACCATTTGAAGGACCTTCATATgagttattttattatattgaaaaaaataatatatggtACGTTGAATTGATAGTAAcattattcattctattcaatagataaattataAGAGTTTActttgagaaaatgaaaatgcagtaggctacaataaacaaaaCTGGGAATGAACCTACCATGAATCTTAAATTATGAAatgtacctaacctcaaatttattaaattggtTTGTAATCAATAATTGTTAAAACTAATAGATTTAATTCTGAgagaaaaataacataaaaacgGATAGATTctgtttttataaaattataatttaaatttctaatTCAGATTAGAAAATTCTAATTACCCCATTATTCTATAAGATTATCATGAGCTACCTACAtcccaaaaaatattttctatgcATGTACAATAATGTAATTCTATAACATGCTTATGATTAACGAATAATAAATGCAAATTTTAAGAGTATTTGCAAATAAAGGGgtgaattaaaattcaattgaatattgaatgaaaatactcaCTTCTTGCTTTTTGGGTGGAATATAGTTTTTCTGCTTTGAGAAGAAATTTTTCCGCCTTCTCCTTTTTGCCTTCGCTGAGAGATCGTTCTGCGATTTCAATGCATCGTTCTGCTTCATCTTTATTACCATCCATTTTTAcaaataagtaataaataattaaactaACAAGGAATACATGAACTGATAACTGACTGCCCAATTCCTAAAATGTCATCACACCATTTTCCTAGAAAGAACAAACTCAGCTGATCGAATGATAATATCCACTGTTGCAGACTACGCAAATACTCTACATGGTTAGCCAATTCTTCACCATGTTGTACGTCAAAATCACAAAGTGATAATCTTCCTGtgatatatatttcaaattttgaatctattttgatataatatgaaaatgaataaagtgCATTATGAAATATTGGTGTTGCTGCTAACCGATATTAACTATTGTAAGGTTGGCTATCCAATAACGTCAGAGGTGGGAAATTTAAATTTAAGGATAATTCTGGTTTGTTACTTTTACATGTGCGTAAAATTATGTTAAAACGACTTTAGTCATGTAACTTTTTACTCACAGAATAACCTGTTGGTGACTTGAAACTTTGGTATTTTCCAGTGAAGAAGTTCAAGAGCCCATTATTTGTATAGTCTTTTGAAATATACTTTTGGGATTAAAAGTAATACTTatagattttgaaaaattgtacaaTTCCATGTATAATAACTTGAATTTGGTCAAAATAAAATAGCcaatttaatttttgttgaGGGGTACTTTTATTTATCTggaaatcattttttaaaaactttatattttattttattacagtttTCGATATATTAATGCCATTTCCAGATACACAAGAAACACATTTAATGGATTATCCTTACCTATAATATTATCACTTATTACCTAAACCGGAA
The sequence above is drawn from the Nilaparvata lugens isolate BPH chromosome 2, ASM1435652v1, whole genome shotgun sequence genome and encodes:
- the LOC111060280 gene encoding LOW QUALITY PROTEIN: dnaJ homolog subfamily B member 12 (The sequence of the model RefSeq protein was modified relative to this genomic sequence to represent the inferred CDS: substituted 1 base at 1 genomic stop codon), with amino-acid sequence MDGNKDEAERCIEIAERSLSEGKKEKAEKFLLKAEKLYSTQKARTLLEQIQRLNSASKPSKSEESVPRKRKQSVPRKEDTTNESDYTKEQIEAVKRIKRCKDYYEVLGIDKEATDSDIKKAYKKLALQLHPDKNKAPGAAEAFKAIGNAVAVLTDAEKRKQYDMYGSDESRVSHRHTQGNAYHEYNYSRGFESDVTAEELFNMFFGGGFSSANNVYVRQNNQWRRQHENNSHTQRDVRTTGFDHSTFITFLALLQXVRKVLLSEKIKVPQFLYVTRSSEKFPVMRTTVNLRIPYYVKDNFNTEYQGSLRRLETSVEEEYLTNLRSTCYREKSYKETMLWKARNFGDRDLFNKAQNMKTPSCEMLQDLSNRNH